The DNA segment TTTTGCAAGGAGGCTTCCAAATTTTTAGTCACCGCATCTGAAATTTGAGCCTTTATTTCGTCTATTTTTACGCTTTTATCTTGCGACTCCGCTACTTGGCTTACGTCAAATCCGCTCTCGTTTAACGCTAAAGCCATATCTTTTTCGCTAATCTGCTCGATTTGGCTGTATCCCTCTGCATCAAATTCGACGGTACCGGCAGGCTCGTTTTGAGCCTCTTTTTCTTCATTTTGATCGGCTTGATCGCCGGGCGTTAGCGCTCCTGTTTGCTCATCCACCGTAAAGCCCTCGTCCGCAACCTCGTCATCTAGGGCTTCTTGCGTTAAATTTTCATCATTTTTAGGCTCTTCGTTTTTTACATCAAGTGTTTCGCCGTCCGTATCATCGACCAAAAAGTCCGCACCGTCTAAAATCTCGTCTTGTATCTCTTGCTCTTTGGTCTCGTCAAATTTTATCTCATCGTCCGTAGCGGCGTCTTTTGGATGCTCTTGGGCCGCTTCGTCGCTTATGGATATTTGAGACTCTTTATCATCCTCTGACGCAAACTCTACGCTTGGTTCCTGAGAGTTTTCAAAACCGGTATCGTTAGGCTGGGCGTCTAGTTCTACAAATCGCTCGTCCGCATCCTCGGCGCCTTTAACCTCCGGCTCGTCGCTAGTAGTCTCAAATACCTCTTCGTCCATGGCGTCTATCTCGTCGATTTGGTTCTTTATATCTTCTATGCTGTCGCCAAATGCCTCAAATTTAGCCCCTTGAGGCTCGTTTTGCTCGGCTATTTCGCCCACAGACTCGTCATCCAAATCAAGCCCGTTAAAATCCTCTTCTTTTACGGCTATTTCAAAATCATCGAGTTCGCCTAGCGCTTCTTGCTCGTTTATATCTTCAAATTTATCGTTATCAGCCTCCGATTCGTCGAAATTTGGCTCATCCGCCTTGCTCTCAGGCTCTTGGCTCGCATACTCCGTAGATTTAACCGTCTCGCCGGGCTCCTCAAAACCGGCTGCTTCGTCGCCGGATAAAACCGGATCGTCATCCAAAATACCCTCTAAATCAAACTCATCGGCATCAATAGGAGCAGGCTCTTCTTTAAATATTTCATCGCCTAAATCATCCATAAACTCAAATCCCTTTACCGACACTTCATCGTCTTGAGCCTCGGCCTTAGCCTCGTTAGCTGCCTCTTTGCTCTTGTTAGCCAGATCTTCGACGATAGCGATAAATTCGGTAGGCAAAAACGGCTTTGGCAGTATCCTATCGGCGCCTTCGAAGGTCGGGGCGTTTTTAGAAGAAAGATATAAAATTTTGTTTGCAAATTGTTTTAGGTTCGTATCCTTAGCGTCCGAGTCGCTATCTACGATAAGTACGTCGCAAGGACCGTCAAGCTCGCCGGCGTTGCCGATCTGAGTGTATTCAAGACCGATTTTATCAAGCGCTAAGGTAGCAAGGCGCGATACGGCCGGATTTTCGTTTATGATGACGATTTTCACGAAGTCTCCTTTTATAAACCTAAAAAGCATATTTTAAGATATTTTCCATTACTTCAAGCTTAGTTTTAGAAAAATAGCGATGGAAGGTCGTTGATAACGCGAAGCACCAGCTGCCTAAAAAGCTCCATCATACCAGCTAGTATCGCGATCAGCACGGCAAAGCCGATCGTGATCTTGATCGGATAGCCTACGACTAGCAGGTTAAACTGTGGCATCGTCTTCATGAGCATTCCAAAAATTAGATCCGAAAGTAGCGAAAGCGCCAAAATCGGGAAGGAAATGATAAATCCGAAGGTAAATAAATTTATCATAGATTTTGAGGCGTACTGCACGATATCTGGACTCGGATAAAAGCCGCCCAGCGGAATGTTCGTAAGAGAATTTGAGATAAAAAGCAGGATCAAATGATGCCCGTCAAACGCCAAAAAGGTCATAAGAGCGAGGAAATTTATGATATTTGAGATCACGGGCGAGCTGATACCCGTCTGCGGATCTAGCACCGTAGCCATCGAAAAGCCCATGATCATCGATATCTGCTCGCCTGCTAGCTGCAAACTAGCAA comes from the uncultured Campylobacter sp. genome and includes:
- a CDS encoding saccharopine dehydrogenase, encoding MKIVIINENPAVSRLATLALDKIGLEYTQIGNAGELDGPCDVLIVDSDSDAKDTNLKQFANKILYLSSKNAPTFEGADRILPKPFLPTEFIAIVEDLANKSKEAANEAKAEAQDDEVSVKGFEFMDDLGDEIFKEEPAPIDADEFDLEGILDDDPVLSGDEAAGFEEPGETVKSTEYASQEPESKADEPNFDESEADNDKFEDINEQEALGELDDFEIAVKEEDFNGLDLDDESVGEIAEQNEPQGAKFEAFGDSIEDIKNQIDEIDAMDEEVFETTSDEPEVKGAEDADERFVELDAQPNDTGFENSQEPSVEFASEDDKESQISISDEAAQEHPKDAATDDEIKFDETKEQEIQDEILDGADFLVDDTDGETLDVKNEEPKNDENLTQEALDDEVADEGFTVDEQTGALTPGDQADQNEEKEAQNEPAGTVEFDAEGYSQIEQISEKDMALALNESGFDVSQVAESQDKSVKIDEIKAQISDAVTKNLEASLQNGELREALKGLNIKISISFEEK
- the fliR gene encoding flagellar biosynthetic protein FliR, yielding MELVEFFAPERVITFMLLFARIGGLMLFFPFYGHEQISMSVKTAFSFLLTLFLFPLASIKNGEIYYLAVEIVSEAALGVCAGLLLYIVFASLQLAGEQISMIMGFSMATVLDPQTGISSPVISNIINFLALMTFLAFDGHHLILLFISNSLTNIPLGGFYPSPDIVQYASKSMINLFTFGFIISFPILALSLLSDLIFGMLMKTMPQFNLLVVGYPIKITIGFAVLIAILAGMMELFRQLVLRVINDLPSLFF